The following proteins are encoded in a genomic region of Ignavibacteriota bacterium:
- the amrS gene encoding AmmeMemoRadiSam system radical SAM enzyme produces MNPVPHIARHWHRHGSDSVQCDVCPRECVMRPGQRGLCFVRMNNNGVLVLDTYGRSSGFCIDPVEKKPLYHFLPGSAVLSFGTAGCNLTCRFCQNWDISTSRTIDTAGTPATPAAIAAAADQHGCRSVAYTYNDPVVFLEYATATALACRARGIRNIAVTAGYITQGAREDLFSCMDAANVDLKSFSPDFYSRQCGGALSVVKDTLRYLRIRTNVWLEITTLLIPELNDDPFEIRALVDWIASELGLDVPLHFTAFHPDYRMRDRPATSITTLRRAYDIARERGLYHVYIGNIRDIEGSTTSCHTCGHTLIRREAYDITVWQLDAQGACPKCGTRCAGILDARPGSWGSRRAPITIPS; encoded by the coding sequence ATGAATCCTGTACCCCACATCGCGCGACACTGGCACAGACACGGATCCGATTCCGTGCAGTGTGACGTGTGTCCACGGGAATGTGTCATGCGCCCGGGGCAGCGCGGACTGTGTTTCGTACGTATGAACAACAACGGAGTGCTTGTGCTCGACACGTACGGGCGCAGCAGCGGATTCTGCATCGATCCTGTCGAGAAGAAACCGCTGTACCACTTCCTGCCTGGCAGCGCCGTTCTCTCGTTCGGCACTGCGGGCTGCAATCTCACCTGCCGATTCTGTCAGAACTGGGATATCAGCACATCACGCACCATCGACACCGCGGGGACGCCTGCGACCCCGGCCGCGATTGCCGCCGCGGCGGATCAGCACGGATGCAGGAGTGTCGCGTACACGTACAATGATCCGGTGGTGTTCCTCGAATACGCGACCGCCACCGCCCTCGCGTGCCGCGCCCGCGGGATCAGAAACATCGCGGTCACCGCCGGGTACATCACACAGGGAGCGCGCGAGGATTTGTTTTCCTGCATGGACGCCGCGAATGTGGATCTCAAGTCGTTCTCGCCGGATTTCTATTCCCGTCAATGCGGAGGCGCACTGTCGGTTGTGAAGGACACGCTCCGCTATCTGCGGATCCGGACAAACGTCTGGCTCGAGATCACCACATTGCTGATCCCGGAGCTCAACGACGACCCGTTCGAAATACGCGCTCTCGTGGATTGGATCGCCTCAGAACTCGGACTCGATGTACCGCTGCATTTCACCGCCTTCCATCCCGATTACCGCATGCGCGACCGCCCCGCGACATCGATCACAACGCTGCGCCGCGCGTACGACATCGCACGCGAACGAGGGCTGTACCACGTGTACATCGGCAACATTCGCGACATCGAAGGATCGACCACCTCGTGTCACACCTGCGGCCACACACTTATCCGTCGCGAGGCCTACGACATCACCGTCTGGCAACTCGATGCGCAGGGCGCCTGCCCGAAATGCGGGACGCGCTGCGCGGGAATCTTGGATGCGCGGCCCGGCTCATGGGGATCAAGACGGGCGCCGATAACCATCCCTTCCTGA
- a CDS encoding B12-binding domain-containing radical SAM protein, whose amino-acid sequence MIDIMLAHAYFLREDAAEQRVMKPFAPLGILSLSAWLKRRGFRASVFDATFAAEGDFERAIEELRPPVVGISVNMVTKFAALRMLKTAKAAGCRVVLGGPEPASYAEEYLAAGADVVVAGEGEETLEEVLAHFLHGSTSLEDIAGVIWRDTDGNTRRNTPRVLRKSLDDLPEPDRDAIDYTPYFRCWEEHHGVRVMSIVTMRGCPYTCTWCSHTVYGESYRRRSPALVAEEIAGLLARYTPDALWFADDVFTINHAWIFELERELRARALSVPFECITRADRLTPDVARALASMGCRRVWLGAESGSQRVLDAMRRGVSVEQVEAMTRVCREHGIEVGTFIMLGYLGEKDEDILATAHYLRRSRPDIVLTTIAYPIKGTRYHIELGAHAVVPPQPFETWNDRNHIVTGRYSDRYYWFANRFVVNEAAVGRALSALRKNVLRLPLLWAKARTARFGMMVSRLAGSSV is encoded by the coding sequence ATGATCGACATCATGCTCGCGCACGCGTACTTTCTCCGCGAGGATGCCGCGGAGCAGCGCGTCATGAAACCGTTCGCGCCGCTGGGCATTCTTTCCCTGTCGGCGTGGTTAAAACGACGCGGCTTCCGCGCGTCCGTCTTCGATGCGACGTTTGCGGCGGAGGGCGACTTCGAGCGCGCGATTGAGGAACTGCGGCCCCCCGTGGTCGGAATCTCGGTGAACATGGTGACGAAGTTTGCCGCCCTGCGCATGCTTAAAACGGCAAAAGCAGCGGGATGCCGTGTGGTGCTCGGCGGACCCGAACCAGCATCATACGCCGAGGAATACCTCGCCGCGGGGGCCGATGTTGTTGTCGCGGGTGAAGGCGAGGAAACACTCGAGGAGGTGCTTGCACATTTTCTCCATGGATCGACCTCGCTCGAGGATATCGCGGGTGTGATCTGGCGCGACACTGACGGGAATACGCGACGAAATACCCCGCGCGTGCTGCGGAAATCTCTCGATGATCTGCCGGAACCCGACCGTGACGCCATCGACTACACGCCCTATTTCCGGTGCTGGGAAGAACACCACGGTGTGCGCGTCATGTCGATCGTCACGATGCGCGGCTGCCCGTACACCTGTACGTGGTGCAGCCACACCGTGTACGGAGAAAGTTACCGTCGCCGCTCCCCCGCCCTGGTCGCCGAGGAGATCGCGGGCCTCCTGGCACGATACACACCCGATGCGCTCTGGTTTGCCGACGACGTGTTCACCATCAATCATGCATGGATTTTCGAGCTCGAACGTGAGCTGCGCGCGCGAGCCCTGTCCGTGCCCTTTGAGTGTATCACACGCGCCGACCGGCTCACGCCCGACGTCGCGCGCGCGCTCGCGTCGATGGGTTGCAGGCGCGTATGGCTCGGGGCGGAGTCCGGCTCGCAGCGTGTCCTCGACGCGATGCGCCGCGGCGTGTCTGTCGAGCAGGTCGAAGCAATGACCCGTGTCTGCCGGGAACATGGCATCGAAGTGGGCACCTTCATCATGCTTGGGTATCTGGGCGAAAAAGACGAGGACATCCTCGCCACTGCTCACTACCTGCGACGATCACGACCCGACATTGTGCTGACCACTATTGCGTATCCGATCAAGGGAACCCGGTATCACATCGAACTCGGAGCACACGCCGTTGTTCCCCCGCAGCCCTTCGAGACGTGGAACGACCGCAACCATATCGTGACCGGACGATATTCGGACCGCTACTACTGGTTTGCGAACCGCTTTGTCGTCAACGAAGCAGCGGTGGGGCGGGCGCTCTCCGCCCTTCGGAAAAATGTGTTGCGGCTCCCGCTGCTGTGGGCAAAAGCCCGCACCGCGCGGTTCGGAATGATGGTGTCGCGCCTCGCCGGATCGTCGGTTTAA
- a CDS encoding B12-binding domain-containing radical SAM protein, with protein sequence MARILLAHSYFLRFDAKARAQMQPYPPLGTLYAAAVLRDAGHDVALFDAMFAADENEFVPALDGHNPDIVIFYEDNFHYLNKMCLTRMREACLRMAGMARTRGAVVLAQGSDPVDHAAEYLGRGVDAVICGEGEETAREAVGAVSRGVLRDAASIRGLAYYGEGGRIVFTPKRPLIRDLDALPFPAWDLVDMERYRAAWRKRHGLFSLNVVTTRGCPYSCNWCAKPVYGQVYHSRSPENVAAEVALLRENYAPDHIWFCDDILGLKPGWLARYADCVKEKDCLIPFSCQTRADLMLRDNNARDIARAGARTVWIGAESGSQHVLDAMDKGTTTEQILEATQRLQEAGVDVAWFLQFGYLGESGDDVRATLRLLRRGRPDDIGISVSYPLPGTPFYERVAARLGEKRNWAESGDLDLMYPGTYRPAYYRALHTAVHKEFRMRQALRKRSPRRLVLLPVNFCQWVYARARMALLRRLPPSLPPRVAVLPS encoded by the coding sequence ATGGCCCGGATACTGCTCGCGCACAGCTATTTCCTTCGCTTCGACGCGAAGGCGCGCGCGCAGATGCAGCCGTATCCTCCCCTCGGCACCCTGTACGCGGCGGCCGTGCTTCGCGACGCCGGTCACGATGTGGCGCTGTTCGACGCGATGTTCGCCGCGGACGAGAACGAATTCGTGCCAGCCCTTGACGGACACAATCCGGATATCGTTATCTTTTATGAGGACAATTTTCATTACCTGAACAAGATGTGCCTGACGCGTATGCGCGAGGCATGCCTGCGCATGGCCGGCATGGCCCGGACCCGCGGGGCCGTGGTGCTGGCGCAGGGATCCGATCCCGTCGATCACGCGGCAGAGTATCTCGGGCGTGGAGTCGATGCGGTGATCTGCGGCGAAGGTGAAGAGACGGCGCGAGAAGCGGTAGGCGCCGTGTCGCGCGGCGTTCTGCGTGACGCGGCGTCCATTCGCGGATTGGCCTACTACGGCGAAGGTGGCCGAATCGTCTTCACACCGAAACGGCCGCTGATACGGGATCTCGATGCGCTGCCGTTCCCCGCATGGGATCTTGTCGACATGGAGCGCTACCGCGCCGCCTGGCGGAAACGGCACGGGCTCTTCAGTCTCAATGTCGTGACCACGCGTGGCTGCCCGTACTCCTGCAACTGGTGCGCAAAACCTGTGTACGGACAGGTGTACCACTCCCGCTCCCCCGAGAATGTGGCCGCGGAAGTAGCCCTGCTCAGGGAAAACTACGCGCCGGACCACATCTGGTTCTGCGACGACATTCTCGGCCTGAAACCCGGCTGGTTGGCCCGCTACGCCGATTGTGTCAAAGAAAAGGACTGTCTCATCCCTTTTTCCTGCCAGACGCGCGCCGACCTGATGTTGCGCGACAACAACGCGCGCGACATCGCCCGCGCCGGGGCACGCACCGTGTGGATCGGCGCGGAGTCCGGCTCGCAGCATGTTCTCGACGCAATGGACAAGGGCACGACCACCGAGCAAATCCTGGAAGCCACACAACGGCTGCAGGAGGCGGGAGTCGACGTCGCCTGGTTTCTCCAGTTCGGTTACCTCGGCGAATCGGGGGATGACGTGCGCGCCACTCTTCGCCTGCTGCGACGCGGACGCCCCGACGATATCGGCATCTCTGTCTCGTATCCCCTTCCCGGCACGCCGTTCTACGAGCGGGTCGCCGCGCGTCTCGGTGAGAAAAGGAACTGGGCCGAGTCGGGCGACCTCGATCTGATGTACCCCGGCACCTACCGGCCCGCGTATTACCGGGCTCTGCACACGGCCGTGCACAAGGAGTTCCGCATGAGGCAGGCCCTGCGAAAACGCAGCCCGAGGCGCCTTGTCCTTCTTCCGGTAAATTTCTGTCAGTGGGTGTACGCGCGCGCGCGCATGGCGCTGCTGCGCCGCTTGCCGCCTTCCCTCCCGCCGCGCGTAGCTGTTCTGCCGTCATGA